A genomic segment from Aspergillus chevalieri M1 DNA, chromosome 7, nearly complete sequence encodes:
- a CDS encoding putative phosphoinositide-specific phospholipase C (COG:T;~EggNog:ENOG410PKMA;~InterPro:IPR017946,IPR035892,IPR000909,IPR001192, IPR001711;~PFAM:PF00388,PF00387;~go_function: GO:0004435 - phosphatidylinositol phospholipase C activity [Evidence IEA];~go_function: GO:0008081 - phosphoric diester hydrolase activity [Evidence IEA];~go_process: GO:0006629 - lipid metabolic process [Evidence IEA];~go_process: GO:0007165 - signal transduction [Evidence IEA];~go_process: GO:0035556 - intracellular signal transduction [Evidence IEA]): protein MVETAAMKEKVHQLVEKTSHLALGSPPAPGAEPSIPHAAEVRESVAAFSPTMASYLQEIYKSLLTSESCKSDFLHKAQSESSDGKEHADPLASLADFQAYMASPASAALRPPHEQDTSAPITDYFISSSHNTYLTGNQLYSDAAASAYTNVLLGGCRCVEIDVWDGQADSADEDTSSSSSSSDDEKPHKKEQKERQKHKKLEKEKKATNRRSRINDAVSSKLGSIMGRKSIPQDASTVGDGNFQDRPAHLPIRPEPRVLHGHTLTKGTTFRDVCNAIRDSAFVVSDLPVIVSLEVHACLEQQEIMVEIMQEAWKGFLIEVTPELLNSPMPKLEDLKRKILIKVKWLPESVTGEAGEAAEDLEEIEVVQSQKSQESTAPPPKPSKILNALSRLAVYTKGFSFKHLDQPEAKIPGHVFSLSESAAKETSQNYRDALFEHNRSNFMRVYPYGLRVNSSNLDPAFHWRRGAQIVALNWQNLDKGTMLNHGMFRGEPGWVQKPQGYRSSEEPSTPIIRRTLDLSIEFFAAQDLSLPPGDTKEKSFHPYVTTCLHVEQPGEETGATADDDSTDTEKNSYKRTIKSSVGVTPDFGPQTIQFPQVTGIVEELSFVRFKIKDDELGRDSMAAWNCIRLDRLQSGYRLLHFHDCTGWRSGGVVLVKITKNIS from the exons atggtGGAAACCGCCGCTATGAAAGAGAAGGTGCATCAGCTCGTGGAGAAGACCAGTCACCTCGCACTAGGCTCCCCCCCTGCACCAGGTGCTGAACCATCGATCCCCCATGCCGCAGAAGTGCGCGAGTCCGTCGCGGCATTCTCACCCACAATGGCGTCGTACCTTCAGGAGATCTACAAGTCCCTGTTAACCTCTGAGTCGTGCAAATCAGACTTCCTCCACAAGGCCCAGAGCGAGTCTTCTGATGGAAAGGAACATGCAGACCCACTTGCCTCTCTGGCAGACTTCCAAGCATACATGGCTAGTCCGGCTTCGGCTGCATTGCGACCTCCACACGAGCAGGATACCTCGGCCCCTATCACGGACTATTTTATCTCGTCTAGTCATAATACGTATCTGACAGGTAATCAGCTCTACAGTGATGCTGCCGCCAGCGCGTATACGAAC GTTCTTCTTGGTGGCTGCCGATGTGTAGAGATTGACGTATGGGATGGACAAGCTGACTCGGCCGACGAAGACACCAGTAGCAGCAGTAGCAGCTCAGACGACGAGAAACCTCATAAGAAGGAGCAAAAGGAGCGTCAAAAGCACAAGAAgctggaaaaggaaaagaaggcaaCCAATCGCCGGTCCCGCATCAATGACGCTGTCTCATCCAAGCTGGGCAGCATCATGGGCCGCAAGTCTATACCGCAAGACGCATCTACTGTCGGTGATGGCAATTTCCAGGACCGTCCGGCTCATCTCCCGATACGTCCAGAGCCTAGGGTGCTCCACGGTCACACGCTCACCAAGGGGACGACATTCCGTGATGTGTGCAATGCGATCCGCGACAGTGCCTTTGTCGTCAGCGACTTGCCGGTAATTGTCAGCTTGGAGGTGCATGCCTGTCTGGAGCAGCAGGAGATTATGGTGGAAATTATGCAGGAGGCGTGGAAAGGGTTCTTGATTGAGGTCACACCGGAATTGTTGAACAGCCCTATGCCTAAACTGGAGGATTTGAAGCGGAAGATCTTAATCAAAGTGAAATGGCTGCCAGAGTCGGTTACTGGCGAGGCGGGTGAAGCCGCAGAAGACCTTGAGGAAATCGAAGTGGTGCAATCACAGAAGTCGCAGGAATCGACCGCGCCACCACCAAAGCCTTCTAAGATTTTGAATGCTTTGAGTCGACTAGCTGTTTACACCAAGGGGTTCAGTTTCAAGCACTTGGATCAACCGG AGGCGAAGATACCAGGCCATGTATTCTCACTCTCCGAAAGTGCCGCTAAAGAAACATCTCAAAACTACCGCGATGCTCTATTCGAACACAACCGGAGCAACTTCATGCGCGTCTACCCCTATGGTCTCCGCGTGAACTCCTCCAATCTCGACCCAGCCTTCCACTGGCGTCGCGGCGCGCAGATCGTCGCCCTGAACTGGCAAAATCTCGACAAAGGCACTATGCTGAACCACGGCATGTTCCGAGGAGAACCTGGATGGGTGCAAAAGCCACAAGGCTACCGAAGCTCCGAGGAACCTTCAACCCCGATCATTCGACGAACACTGGATCTCTCCATTGAGTTCTTCGCCGCACAGGACCTTTCCCTCCCACCTGGAGATACCAAGGAGAAGAGCTTCCATCCGTACGTGACCACCTGTCTGCACGTTGAGCAACCGGGAGAAGAAACCGGCGCCACAGCGGACGACGACAGCACCGATACAGAGAAGAACAGCTACAAGCGGACCATCAAGAGCTCTGTCGGAGTGACGCCCGACTTCGGTCCTCAAACAATCCAGTTTCCGCAGGTGACAGGGATCGTTGAGGAGTTGAGTTTCGTTAG ATTTAAAATCAAGGACGACGAACTCGGCCGCGACTCTATGGCAGCTTGGAACTGCATCCGACTCGACCGGCTGCAGAGTGGTTATCGTCTTCTCCACTTTCATGACTGCACTGGGTGGAGATCGGGGGGTGTGGTCTTGGTGAAAATCACCAAGAATATTTCTTAA
- a CDS encoding Hsp70 family protein (COG:S;~EggNog:ENOG410PJ95;~InterPro:IPR013126,IPR043129): MSSELINRLGSLVLAPTHKIIVGVDYGTTYTGASYVSTKGKADLDNIILINSWPGPTRDAETVLKTPSRIAYQEDNPRVSKQRWGYQVEPGMIAYSWSKLLLDENTPLTKYDDAALDGSSGAGILKLPKGKNAVDVVSNYLSEVYQYILKTIAKQITEEALSVTPLEFWFTVPAIWSDQAQSATRTAARRAGFGSRVGDYIFMISEPEAAAIAALKKYTTNSMGGSVEPGDGVLVCDCGGGTVDITTYLVEATHPELMFEELCTGIGGKCGSTAVDRNLYQLMSDRFGDAFDSLPMKRKGPGSEFMKNFEVIKRDFGNSDEERIFELPINMAVEDPNPEHFDDEERMVIIHSDDLRSIFDPVVDQILSLVRQQIKDATAEVGRGVINRVI, encoded by the exons ATGTCTTCGGAACTTATCAACAGGCTAGGCTCGCTGGTACTTGCGCCAACCCACAAGATTATAGTAGGTGTTGATTATGGCACTACTTATACCG GCGCTAGTTATGTGAGCACCAAAGGCAAGGCTGATCTAGACAACATTATCCTTATCAATTCATGGCCCGGTCCAACGAGGGACGCTGAGACGGTCCTAAAAACACCATCCCGGATCGCATATCAAGAGGATAATCCACGGGTTAGCAAGCAACGATGGGGATATCAAGTCGAGCCGGGGATGATCGCATACTCCTGGTCCAAGCTGCTCCTAGATGAGAATACACCACTGACGAAATATGACGATGCTGCTCTGGATGGCTCCTCTGGGGCGGGGATTCTGAAATTACCCAAAGGCAAGAATGCAGTGGACGTGGTCTCTAACTACCTATCTGAGGTATACCAGTATATTTTAAAAACTATTGCCAAGCAGATCACAGAAGAGGCGCTTAGCGTCACGCCACTGGAGTTCTGGTTCACGGTTCCTGCGATATGGTCTGACCAAGCGCAATCTGCAACTCGAACAGCTGCCCGGAGAGCAGGATTTGGAAGTCGGGTAGGAGACTATATATTCATGATTAGTGAGCCGGAGGCTGCAGCCATTGCGGCGTTGAAGAAATACACGACCAATTCTATGGGCGGCTCTGTAGAG CCCGGAGATGGTGTCCTCGTCTGTGATTGTGGAGGTGGTACTGTG GATATTACGACCTACCTGGTAGAAGCAACACACCCGGAGCTAATGTTTGAGGAACTTTGTACGGGAATCG GGGGGAAGTGCGGTTCCACTGCGGTGGACCGTAATCTCTACCAGCTCATGTCTGACAGATTTGGTGATGCATTTGATAGTCTGCCCATGAAGAGAAAGGGCCCTGGGAGTGAATTCATGAAGAATTTTGAGGTCATCAAGAGAGACTTCGGTAATTCAGATGAGGAGAGGATCTTTGAGCTTCCCATAAACATGGCCGTTGAGGATCCGAATCCGGAGCATTTTGATGACGAAGAGCGCATGGTTATAATCCATAG TGATGACCTAAGATCGATCTTTGATCCTGTTGTCGATCAGATTCTCAGCCTAGTCCGTCAACAGATCAAGGATGCCACTGCGGAAGTTGGAAGAGGTGTCATTAAT AGGGTCATTTGA
- a CDS encoding uncharacterized protein (COG:S;~EggNog:ENOG410PJ95) gives MASGYMEWIIAKGEKYSENHSCTVSFYRSHQDSHGLKFYAELYSCDSNHAPERVDDPGVRCVGSICTDLTGVDLGLFDCKYSTTGRVYRVEFDLKVVFGAREGLLKFETICQGKVIGRTTIDFSTTKFY, from the exons ATGGCTTCGGGTTACATGGAATGGATTATTGCGAAG GGCGAGAAATACTCAGAGAATCACAGCTGTACCGTTTCGTTTTATAGAAGCCATCAGGATTCTCATGGGTTGAAATTCTATGCAGAGCTCTATTCATGCGATTCGAATCATGCCCCAGAACGAGTTGATGACCCAG GGGTTCGCTGTGTTGGAAGTATTTGTACAGACTTGACAGGTGTCGATCTTGGCTTATTTGATTGCAAGTATAGCACAACCGGGAGAGTCTACAGAGTTGAATTTGACCTGAAGGTGGTCTTTGGCGCTCGAGAGGGCCTGCTTAAATTCGAAACCATCTGCCAAGGGAAAGTCATTGGCAGGACAACCATCGATTTCAGCACGACAAAATTCTACTGA
- a CDS encoding uncharacterized protein (COG:O;~EggNog:ENOG410Q1WH;~InterPro:IPR036249,IPR004045,IPR036282;~PFAM:PF13417;~go_function: GO:0005515 - protein binding [Evidence IEA];~go_process: GO:0006749 - glutathione metabolic process [Evidence IEA]): MADTPVHFFDVESKLPDNTKAWSFNTNKTRLVLNYKNIPYTQSFISYPEITPLLRSLQVTSYPEGPFAYTLPAIYHPPSIRVASGAMMDSLPIALHLDRLYPERPLWPNGDASYALSLAVGKLVSNAALKSLVLVIPHVPKILDKKGREYFIKTRSAMFGKPLSELRPSDPDSLRVTTESIKREVETLAQMLRGRYGKSGPFFEGENASYADFILMAYLAWTEKLDNQLWRELMGIGRGEIKALWDACLPWLYGQGQTTKWKISK; encoded by the exons ATGGCAGACACACCCGTTCATTTCTTCGACGTCGAGTCGAAACTCCCAG ACAACACAAAAGCATGGTCcttcaacaccaacaaaACCCGCCTCGTCCTTAACTACAAAAACATCCCTTACACCCAATCCTTCATCTCCTACCCCGAAAtcacccccctcctccgcTCCCTCCAAGTAACCTCCTATCCCGAAGGTCCCTTCGCCTACACCCTCCCAGCAATCTACCACCCTCCCTCCATCCGCGTCGCATCAGGCGCAATGATGGATTCGCTCCCGATCGCCCTCCACCTCGACCGCCTCTACCCCGAGCGCCCCCTCTGGCCCAACGGCGATGCCAGCTACGCGCTCTCCCTAGCCGTGGGCAAACTAGTCAGCAACGCCGCGCTGAAgtcgctggtgctggtgatCCCGCATGTACCCAAGATCCTCGACAAGAAGGGCCGCGAGTACTTTATCAAGACGCGGTCGGCGATGTTCGGGAAGCCGTTGTCGGAGCTCAGGCCTTCGGATCCGGATAGTCTGCGCGTGACTACGGAGAGTATTAAGAGGGAGGTGGAGACGTTGGCACAGATGCTGAGGGGGCGATACGGGAAGAGTGGGCCGTTTTTTGAGGGGGAGAATGCTAGTTATGCGGATTTCATCCTGATGGCGTATTTGGCTTGGACGGAGAAATTGGATAATCAGCTGTGGCGGGAGTTGATGGGGATTGGTCGTGGGGAGATTAAGGCTTTGTGGGATGCGTGTTTACCGTGGTTGTACGGGCAGGGTCAGACTACGAAGTGGAAAATTTCGAAGTGA
- a CDS encoding mitochondrial 54S ribosomal protein mL54 (BUSCO:EOG09265KQ4;~COG:S;~EggNog:ENOG410PR5G;~InterPro:IPR013870;~PFAM:PF08561), which yields MSTTPWVPTNCRRTTHVTSPPAWHQIHPGVFSENYLRAGPQHPSVRTELTELSRSPRSQELRLISTSPFNCPTTTLHPATMICQRCRTGILSRLQPQQTLTRTASRQNLLQRPQFQQTSPYSDGKPSVSATPPPPKPRQPIADDISIPSAVSSASPGVSQPLSTPESGVHADVHPEQPVKRAPKVVSSCPAGTKLNGLNYFKNKPDVFAREDEEYPEWLWGLLEQFESKKKAQDGGVDPSTLNKKGRKKLEKKLAAQAAAMPPKIPVHHQATDITPASYSRPETGDIFTEATASLEKRTEITKSAREARRKAIRESNFLRGL from the exons atgtccactacaccctgggttccaacaaaTTGTCGGAGAACAACGCACGTGACCTCACCTCCGGCTTGGCATCAAATTCATCCCGGAGTTTTCAGTGAAAACTATCTCCGTGCCGGGCCTCAACATCCATCAGTCCGCACCGAATTGACCGAGCTCTCCAGAAGTCCCAGGAGCCAGGAGCTTCGTCTAATTTCTACTTCGCCTTTCAATTGCCCCACGACAACCCTCCATCCCGCCACCATGATCTGCCAACGATGCCGCACCGGCATCCTCTCACGCCTCCAACCGCAACAAACCCTCACTCGGACAGCTTCTCGCCAAAACCTCCTCCAACGCCCCCAATTCCAACAAACCAGTCCCTACAGTGATGGCAAACCCTCCGTCTCCGCTACCCCCCCACCACCCAAACCCCGCCAGCCCATCGCGGACGACATCTCAATACCCTCCGCCGTGTCCTCGGCCTCGCCCGGCGTTTCGCAACCGCTCAGCACCCCCGAGAGCGGCGTGCATGCAGACGTGCACCCGGAACAACCGGTGAAGCGGGCGCCTAAGGTTGTCAGCAGCTGTCCGGCGGGGACGAAGTTGAATGGCTTGAACTATTTTAAGAATAAGCCGGATGTGTTTGCACGGGAGGACGAGGAGTATCCGGAGTGGCTGTGGGGGTTATTGGAGCAGTTtgagagcaagaagaaggcgcAGGATGGGGGCGTTGATCCTAGCA CTCTGAATAAGAAGGGCCGGAAGAAGTTGGAAAAGAAACTTGCCGCTCAGGCTGCTGCCATGCCTCCGAAGATTCCCGTCCACCACCAAGCTACCGATATCACGCCCGCGTCCTACAGCCGTCCTGAGACCGGAGATATCTTCACGGAGGCTACTGCAAGTCTCGAGAAGCGTACCGAGATCACGAAGAGCGCACGCGAGGCTAGAAGAAAGGCTATTCGGGAGTCTAACTTCCTGCGCGGGCTTTAA
- a CDS encoding uncharacterized protein (COG:S;~EggNog:ENOG410PKJ9): MDQHERPVYRARVPYGVDIIVDDLYLPTPGRCGTKELSRKLESDGWPTDMLFINQAYLDAISAEAKSNGLSWEEWLERRASVRCIPRLKDRHTDKLSNLFQNLAINHPLTLLDILKTYWHDYQGQITPQIIETVRNIEVPCQNTDTWYPLKETYFPSTELNNICSRASITDSFNLFIEPLPEWATETIDGWEFLAEFEVGLSPDIIFMEQVLHSLKEKAPLDTARDGFFAMYRELSIRFFDEDPSEVRNLFCNSEAVYIPATQTRPARITSYRQCVWRGNHCLRNKYPLAMHQEYSDNPNVVHLFKNMLCVADASITTYLEELQYRKKFPDVLLEDLYSIYGELSEELLEGGALTTYACDMFHKEKLIYIPTQRSWVSPDQCIWAAASKIGGQFGISTMYSRFEGLLRGVLNIQIPTITTYINQLRILVSDQPNDITAIKASIHSMGQLRPSAEDLHGVRELRFLPIERADGSKMLAKLTDAFFIADRIEYQAAFHGKVSMLNFSLEEVFRLRRLFEALSLGNHYMSVAVQERTIVRFPAPEPSSSLTHTFRKKARHLYRCAVHYDAGRLQSDGASIRRRLQHIIIHESHGFMKTVILSHNGLRINAETDKGLVHIDHSNNKLRIYVPRDPQQRQRCYSTQLPEALVSFLEIEDRTATEVFRLLCLLHEDVIENVLDDNGISRISYADTDDPDTDFPTEATQESSFGDTFDVYGTSSDDESRSSETEFTQGSMASPDTATRNASSTVQRPEYEPEYSLSTHQQASSFPRPVPTNFVEPSSDTTSVPTSYSPQYVRLLDHVIMLARQAAFPRNSDSTSTTACASGNSIQGLASRSSIPSESQLAHDIKIGAAGELYAFELLSQQSLPGFTRQNWQSNVRKMVNVHPEYLDLEPWSGLETADLVYNDIDSVLTKILINAGYLSQIDWEGATPTYFIEVKTTAGTCGTPFYMNRSQYVRMQSMKIGNHEPANAKIYLIFRVYSLGSDGTAMEIYLDPETLREVGMLRFTPASYSVSPRVDY, from the exons ATGGATCAACATGAGAGGCCCGTATATCGCGCACGTGTGCCATACGGTGTGGATATCATAGTGGATGACTTATACCTCCCCACACCCGGAAGATGTGGGACCAAGGAGCTGTCACGTAAACTTGAGAGTGATGGTTGGCCAACAGACATGCTGTTTATCAATCAAGCCTACCTTGATGCTATCTCAGCGGAGGCCAAAAGCAATGGCCTGTCATGGGAAGAATGGCTCGAAAGAAGGGCGTCGGTGCGCTGCATTCCGAGGCTGAAAGATCGCCACACTGATAAGCTTTCAAACCTGTTCCAGAACCTTGCAATCAATCATCCGCTTACGCTGCTTGACATTCTGAAAACCTACTGGCATGACTACCAAGGGCAAATCACACCTCAGATTATCGAAACCGTTAGAAATATAGAGGTTCCATGCCAAAACACCGACACATGGTATCCTCTGAAAGAAACTTACTTTCCCTCCACGGAATTGAATAATATATGCTCGCGGGCATCCATTACGGACTCGTTCAACCTTTTCATAGAACCACTTCCTGAGTGGGCCACTGAGACCATCGATGGATGGGAATTTCTCGCCGAATTCGAGGTTGGCCTGAGTCCTGATATAATTTTCATGGAGCAGGTGCTCCATTCCCTCAAAGAGAAAGCTCCACTGGATACGGCACGGGATGGTTTCTTCGCGATGTACCGAGAGCTCTCAATCCGATTCTTCGACGAAGATCCAAGCGAAGTGCG TAATCTCTTCTGCAATTCGGAAGCAGTTTATATTCCAGCCACACAAACAAGGCCTGCGCGAATAACATCATATCGGCAGTGCGTCTGGAGAGGAAATCACTGTCTGCGCAACAAGTATCCCCTTGCAATGCATCAAGAATATTCAGATAACCCAAATGTGGTGCATTTGTTCAAGAACATGCTTTGTGTTGCTGACGCATCCATCACGACATATCTTGAAGAGCTTCAATATCGCAAGAAATTCCCGGATGTGCTGTTGGAAGATCTGTATTCCATATATGGTGAACTTTCAGAAGAGCTACTAGAAGGAGGCGCTCTTACAACTTATGCATG CGATATGTTCCACAAGGAGAAATTGATCTACATACCGACACAGCGGTCATGGGTTTCACCAGACCAGTGTATTTGGGCTGCGGCTTCGAAAATCGGTGGACAATTTGGAATCAGCACTATGTACTCTAGGTTTGAAGGGCTTCTCCGAGGTGTCCTTAACATACAGATTCCCACCATCACGACTTATATCAACCAACTTCGGATTCTTGTGTCAGATCAACCCAACGATATCACTGCCATCAAAGCTTCTATCCACAGTATGGGCCAGCTCCGACCGTCCGCTGAAGATCTGCATGGGGTTCGAGAACTGAGATTCTTACCCATTGAAAGGGCTGATGGAAGTAAAATGCTTGCGAAGCTAACTGATGCATTCTTTATCGCTGACCGGATCGAGTATCAAGCCGCGTTCCATGGCAAGGTTTCCATGTTAAACTTTTCTTTAGAGGAAGTTTTCAGACTGCGTCGACTATTCGAGGCGCTGTCTTTGGGGAACCATTACATGTCAGTTGCTGTGCAGGAGAGAACGATCGTACGGTTTCCCGCACCTGAACCATCCTCAAGCCTGACCCACACATTCCGAAAAAAGGCCCGGCATCTGTATCG GTGTGCTGTACATTACGATGCAGGTAGACTTCAAAGCGACGGTGCAAGTATCCGGAGACGCCTGCAACATATTATTATACATGAAAGTCACGGTTTCATGAAAACAGTCATACTGTCGCACAATGGCCTTCGAATCAATGCAGAGACCGATAAAGGATTGGTTCATATTGATCATAGCAATAATAAGCTTAGGATCTACGTTCCTCGGGATCCGCAGCAAAGACAACGGTGCTACTCAACACAGCTACCCGAGGCACTAGTTTCCTTTTTGGAGATTGAGGATAGGACAGCAACCGAGGTCTTTCGATTGCTTTGTCTCCTGCATGAAGATGTTATTGAGAACGTGCTAGACGACAACGGAATTAGCAGAATCTCATATGCGGATACCGATGACCCTGACACTGATTTTCCAACAGAGGCGACTCAAGAAAGTAGTTTCGGAGATACTTTTGATGTTTATGGCACTTCATCCGACGATGAGAGTCGATCTTCTGAGACAGAATTCACGCAAGGATCAATGGCTAGCCCAGACACGGCGACTCGTAATGCGTCCTCTACAGTGCAACGCCCAGAATATGAACCAGAATATTCTTTGTCGACACATCAACAAGCATCTTCTTTCCCGAGACCTGTTCCGACTAActttgttgagccatctTCAGATACGACCTCTGTGCCTACGTCCTACAGCCCACAATATGTTCGATTATTGGACCATGTCATCATGCTGGCACGTCAGGCAGCTTTCCCTCGGAACTCGGATAGTACCTCCACTACCGCTTGTGCTAGTGGAAACTCTATCCAAGGTCTCGCATCAAGATCAAGCATTCCTTCAGAGAGCCAATTAGCACATGATATCAAGATAGGGGCTGCAGGAGAGCTATAT GCATTCGAGCTCCTTTCGCAGCAAAGCCTACCGGGCTTCACCCGCCAAAATTGGCAAAGCAATGTGCGCAAAATGGTTAACGTTCATCCCGAATATCTTGATCTTGAACCATGGAGTGGGCTTGAAACAGCGGATCTAGTCTACAACGACATAGATTCAGTGCTCACTAAAATACTTATCAATGCCGGATATCTGTCACAGATAGACTGGGAGGGAGCCACCCCAACATACTTTATCGAAGTCAAGACGACCGCCGGGACATGTGGGACTCCATTCTATATGAATAGAAGCCAATACGTACGG ATGCAGTCAATGAAAATTGGAAATCATGAGCCAGCAAATGCCAAAATTTACCTGATCTTCCGAGTATATAGTCTTGGGAGCGACGGTACAGCGATGGAGATCTATCTTGACCCGGAGACATTGAGGGAAGTGGGCATGCTTCGTTTCACACCTGCGTCATATAGCGTTTCTCCCAGAGTAGACTACTAG
- a CDS encoding uncharacterized protein (COG:S;~EggNog:ENOG410PX2B) → MEQGGWAAKEDRVVRDELAKLQDGLRSWARKYSRAAVSSDLESVSALEKDKVVEELKGYCVQTNWCSLLERMPISSNKVFPLLVQALLAKDIFQTIFADPFFAFPETIDDPELPNRAEMRLLHQTMTQLNKEEAEIWRSHMIRVLSGHRSGGKGSSMPDRIQKMASFHGEALINGRAHILLREPESQAEVIRRSDDLYRLYHQAGGLALSLWAQRTVIASHGLQRLHKFRASSSLMTAHRLHHLDEDDKRLDGRKILLCIQPAVLAFGNENGENYDKSKVWAKAIVLVEDNA, encoded by the exons ATGGAACAAGGCGGTTGGGCTGCAAAGGAAGACAGAGTTGTTCGAGATGAGCTGGCAAAGCTCCAAGATGGACTGCGATCTTGGGCGAGGAAGTACAGTAGGGCGGCAGTTAGCTCTGATTTGGAAAGTGTGTCAGCTCTTGAGAAAGATAAGGTTGTCGAAGAGCTGAAAGGATATTGCGTGCAAACAAACTGGTGTTCATTGCTGGAACGAATGCCGATATCCTCGAACAAggtctttcctcttctcgtTCAAGCGCTCCTTGCCAAAGACATCTTTCAAACTATTTTTGCTGATCCGTTTTTCGCCTTTCCTGAGACCATTGATGATCCAGAACTACCTAATCGGGCTGAGATGCGACTTTTACATCAAACTATGACACAGT TGAACAAGGAAGAGGCGGAAATATGGCGGTCGCACATGATACGAGTCCTATCTGGGCACCGATCAGGTGGCAAAGGGTCTTCAATGCCCGATAGGATACAAAAGATGGCTAGTTTCCATGGTGAAGCCCTCATCAATGGCCGCGCCCATATCTTGCTTCGTGAGCCTGAGAGTCAAGCTGAGGTGATAAGGCGGAGTGACGACTTATATAGACTCTATCATCAAGCTGGAGGACTAGCGTTGTCCTTGTGGGCTCAACGGACTGTTATTGCATCCCATGGCCTGCAGCGCTTACACAAGTTTCGCGCATCCTCCTCACTGATGACGGCCCATCGACTACATCAccttgacgaagatgacAAGAGACTTGACGGTAGGAAGATCCTTCTGTGCATTCAGCCGGCAGTCTTGGCATTCGGTAATGAGAATGGCGAGAACTATGACAAGAGCAAGGTCTGGGCTAAAGCGATCGTTTTGGTGGAGGATAACGCGTAG
- a CDS encoding uncharacterized protein (COG:S;~EggNog:ENOG410PKJ9;~InterPro:IPR036890) codes for MEQAREIVNNIRRRNGGITEEQRAELGTDLTEVYQNLQSLAGRSIRHVAEDLYDSDTRFIFELIQNAEDNRYESALSRNESPYIHFTLHDDRLVIDSNEDGFNEEDVRAICSIHNSSKPLTGGYIGHKGIGFKSVFKVAQRVQIQSGPFCFSFQHCRNESGLGMITPSNQEHEALPDEKISTHEPQSSLKYQTHSSYFFRNSKRLQ; via the exons ATGGAACAAGCACGGGAAATCGTGAATAATATCCGTCGCAGGAATGGGGGAATTACAGAGGAGCAGCGAGCAGAATTGGGAACCGACCTGACGGAAGTCTATCAAAACCTACAATCTCTAGCAGGTCGGTCTATTCGCCACGTTGCCGAAGACTTATACGACTCGGATACTCGGTTTATCTTTGAGCTAATCCAGAATGCCGAGGATAATCGCTATGAGTCAGCGTTAAGTCGTAACGAGAGCCCATATATCCACTTCACGTTACATGATGACCGACTGGTCATTGACTCGAACGAGGATGGCTTCAACGAGGAAGATGTCCGCGCCATTTGCAGCATCCATAACAGCAGCAAACCTCTGACTGGCGGTTATATCGGCCATAAAGGGATCGGGTTCAAGTCTGTTTTTAAGGTTGCTCAAAGGGTTCAGATCCAATCTGGACCTTTCTGTTTTTCCTTCCAGCACTGCCGCAATGAGAGCGGATTAGGCATGATAACCCCGTCGAATCAAGAACACGAAGCTCTTCCCGATGAG AAGATTTCGACGCACGAGCCACAGAGCTCGCTGAAATACCAGACACACTCCTCCTATTTCTTCAGAAACTCCAAAAGATTACAATAA